A genomic stretch from Scatophagus argus isolate fScaArg1 chromosome 19, fScaArg1.pri, whole genome shotgun sequence includes:
- the emilin1a gene encoding EMILIN-1a isoform X1, translating into MEAAFYLLIFMLARVSWGLGYAESSVQTGQRAASRHRNWCAYVVTRTVSCVMEDGVETYIKPDYQRCTWGQCPRVAYRTYRRPRYKVAYKMVTEMEWRCCHGYSGEDCHDGPRVTTETQVNGGRPRVTQTGYNTGGEQRGEGDSEKIKQLEETIRGLTRDLHNMQTTIHGMNQRLPGLNGALVPADSAQPHMKETINNIQTKLDHLYNRTQVHDQTLLTINNHLVNGGGNELDGVARGGETGGNQLNSLKEEILTELERRVSLSCSACQAGVEDLRRQQQQDRERIQALEKLIGSMDQHLRQSLDISRTETERFQTCCNTVTELEKRLSDVEVRVTSTANKCDTVKGRLDKELAGTGGGKGRVTEDRLNGKLRELEKRVNNTVRKVEQRCTNTGNNMKDTVQRDVTQLRNMVLSRLDDHSFKIGKIELDVAVLGDTVTDHSRRLSQVENITTFLDRRLTSITKLCNETCGPNGKGPKTDETVKTLEWRVVSNQEEIQKFDTRLKDLSVSGDSLFDRVINLTKSVKKIIDVTGENGEHFNRVVTEVETLGRDFEDCSICSSVEEDLRSLTNSTMSGLSKCQAELTDLRRKVDSGESVCSQVCSNLQEEVGQLREEVEECTGQCKTNMDDLKKRLDGHSIHSGRLGGDLKSIQGELAGVMITFSSINNTLKNLGRTVQTHGTTLVDLSNSKDNIISVVDNLQKELTEHTDDSRIQFGSLGKEIQIIRSNYVTEVGECRRSSDGLNRRLSKLEEVCGRFNSFSDNLERIKEGLNRHVSGLWSCVNGLNVTVTSQRDVLDNIQNVQLENIHSNIHTLNSSLVDLVKEFHGFKKQDFMGPHGPQGPPGERGERGPQGPVGPPGQVGLPGREGKVGPAGPPGLRGEQGLAGSDAHVPRLSFSAALTRPMRSAGTIVFNEVFANEDNVYDPKTGYFTAPVSGNYFFSGILTGHKNMKIEAVLSKSNTGVARVDSAGYQPEGLEKPMSEAKHIPGALAVFNIILPMEAGDTVCIDLVTGQLAYSSEPLTIFSGMLLYETI; encoded by the exons ATGGAGGCGGCGTTTTACCTGCTTATCTTCATGTTGGCCCGGGTTAGTTGGGGTCTTGGGTATGCGGAGTCCAGTGTCCAGACTGGACAGAGAGCGGCCAGCAGACACAG GAACTGGTGTGCCTATGTGGTGACACGAACTGTTAGCTGTGTAATGGAGGATGGGGTGGAGACGTACATCAAACCAGACTATCAGCGCTGCACCTGGGGCCAGTGTCCGAGAGTTGC ATACCGGACATACAGGAGGCCGAGGTATAAGGTAGCTTATAAGATGGTGACAGAAATGGAGTGGAGGTGTTGCCATGGCTACTCTGGGGAAGACTGCCACGATGGACCCAGGGTAACCACTGAGACTCAGGTCAATGGAGGGCGACCACGTGTCACACAGACGGGCTACAACACAGGTGgtgaacagagaggagaag GTGACTCTGAGAAGATCAAACAGCTGGAAGAAACGATCCGTGGACTGACCAGAGACCTCCACAATATGCAGACCACCATTCACGGCATGAACCAGAGGCT GCCTGGTCTGAATGGGGCCCTTGTCCCTGCTGATTCAGCCCAACCACACATGAAGGAGACCATCAACAACATTCAGACAAAGCTGGACCATCTCTACAACAGGACACAG GTCCATGACCAGACCCTTCTCACCATCAACAACCACCTCGTGAACGGAGGGGGCAATGAACTGGATGGAGTGGCCAGGGGAGGAGAAACTGGGGGAAACCAGCTCAACTCTCTGAAGGAGGAGATACTGacagagctggagaggaggGTATCTCTGTCTTGCTCTGCCTGCCAG GCTGGTGTGGAGGATCTGAGGCGCCAACAGCAACAGGACAGGGAGCGAATCCAAGCCCTGGAGAAGCTGATTGGCTCCATGGACCAGCACCTGAGACAGAGCTTGGACATCTCCCGCACTGAGACTGAACGATTCCAGACCTGTTGCAACACAGTCACTGAGCTGGAGAAGAGGTTGTCTGATGTAGAAGTCCGTGTAACCTCCACCGCTAACAAGTGTGACACTGTTAAAGGGCGACTAGACAAGGAGCTAGCTGGGACAGGTGGAGGAAAGGGAAGAGTGACAGAGGACAGGTTGAATGGCAAATTGAGAGAACTGGAGAAGAGGGTGAATAACACAGTGAGAAAGGTGGAGCAGAGGTGTACTAACACTGGGAACAACATGAAGGACACCGTCCAGAGAGATGTCACACAGCTGCGCAATATGGTCCTGAGTCGGCTGGATGACCACAGCTTCAAGATTGGCAAGATAGAGTTGGACGTGGCTGTTCTTGGAGATACGGTCACTGACCACAGCCGACGTTTAAGTCAGGTGGAGAACATCACAACCTTCCTCGACCGAAGGTTAACATCTATCACAAAACTGTGCAATGAGACCTGTGGGCCTAATGGAAAAGGCCCTAAGACTGATGAGACTGTGAAAACATTAGAGTGGAGAGTTGTGTCCAACCAAGAGGAGATCCAGAAGTTTGATACCAGGTTAAAAGATTTGTCTGTGTCAGGGGACTCGCTATTTGACAGAGTGATCAACCTGACGAAGAGTGTCAAAAAGATAATAGATGTGACAGGGGAGAACGGCGAGCATTTTAACCGGGTTGTCACAGAAGTTGAAACATTGGGTCGTGATTTTGAAGACTGTTCTATTTGCAGCAGTGTAGAGGAAGACTTACGCTCGCTCACAAACTCCACCATGAGTGGCCTCAGCAAATGCCAGGCAGAACTGACAGATCTGCGGAGAAAGGTTGACTCGGGAGAATCAGTCTGCTCTCAGGTGTGCTCCAACCTTCAGGAGGAGGTCGGACAACtcagagaggaagtggaggagtgtactggGCAGTGTAAAACCAACATGGATGACCTAAAGAAACGCCTGGATGGTCATAGTATCCACAGTGGAAGATTAGGAGGGGATCTGAAGTCCATCCAAGGAGAGCTGGCTGGGGTCATGATCACATTTAGTTCCATCAACAATACGCTGAAGAACTTGGGGAGGACTGTACAGACACATGGGACCACGCTGGTTGATCTGTCCAACAGCAAGGACAACATCATCTCTGTG GTGGACAACTTGCAGAAGGAGCTGACAGAGCACACTGACGATTCAAGGATTCAATTCGGCAGTCTGGGCAAGGAGATCCAAATCATAAGGAGCAACTATGTGACCGAAGTGGGGGAGTGCCGGCGGTCCAGCGATGGCCTGAACCGAAGACTATCCAagctggaggaagtgtgtgGCCGCTTCAACTCTTTTTCAGACAACCTGGAGAGGATCAAGGAGGGCTTGAACCGACATGTGTCTGGACTGTGGAGCTGCGTTAATGGACTCAACGTCACAGTAACGTCTCAACGAGATGTTCTTGACAATATCCAGAACGTCCAGCTGGAGAACATCCActccaacatacacacactcaactcCTCACTGGTGGACTTGGTCAAAGAGTTCCATGGTTTCAAAAAGCAGGATTTCATGG GTCCACATGGTCCCCAGGGGCCCCCTGGAGAGAGAGGCGAGCGTGGTCCTCAGGGTCCTGTAGGACCCCCAGGCCAGGTAGGACTTCCAGGCAGAGAGGGCAAGGTTGGACCAGCTGGACCCCCag GTCTCAGGGGTGAACAGG GTCTTGCAGGGTCTGATGCCCACGTGCctcgtctctctttctctgctgcactGACTCGCCCGATGAGAAGTGCAGGAACCATAGTGTTCAATGAGGTCTTTGCCAATGAAGATAATGTCTATGATCCCAAAACAG GTTATTTCACAGCCCCAGTGAGTGGGAATTACTTCTTCAGCGGCATCCTTACGGGCCATAAGAACATGAAGATCGAGGCCGTGTTGTCCAAGTCCAACACAGGTGTGGCCCGGGTGGATTCAGCTGGGTATCAGCCTGAAGGCCTGGAGAAGCCCATGTCAGAGGCCAAACACATCCCTGGAGCTCTGGCTGTCTTCAACATCATTCTGCCCATGGAGGCAGGAGACACAGTCTGCATTGATCTCGTCACTGGCCAACTGGCCTATTCCTCTGAACCCTTGACCATCTTCAGTGGGATGCTGCTGTATGAGACCATCTGA
- the emilin1a gene encoding EMILIN-1a isoform X2, with the protein MEAAFYLLIFMLARVSWGLGYAESSVQTGQRAASRHRNWCAYVVTRTVSCVMEDGVETYIKPDYQRCTWGQCPRVAYRTYRRPRYKVAYKMVTEMEWRCCHGYSGEDCHDGPRVTTETQVNGGRPRVTQTGYNTGDSEKIKQLEETIRGLTRDLHNMQTTIHGMNQRLPGLNGALVPADSAQPHMKETINNIQTKLDHLYNRTQVHDQTLLTINNHLVNGGGNELDGVARGGETGGNQLNSLKEEILTELERRVSLSCSACQAGVEDLRRQQQQDRERIQALEKLIGSMDQHLRQSLDISRTETERFQTCCNTVTELEKRLSDVEVRVTSTANKCDTVKGRLDKELAGTGGGKGRVTEDRLNGKLRELEKRVNNTVRKVEQRCTNTGNNMKDTVQRDVTQLRNMVLSRLDDHSFKIGKIELDVAVLGDTVTDHSRRLSQVENITTFLDRRLTSITKLCNETCGPNGKGPKTDETVKTLEWRVVSNQEEIQKFDTRLKDLSVSGDSLFDRVINLTKSVKKIIDVTGENGEHFNRVVTEVETLGRDFEDCSICSSVEEDLRSLTNSTMSGLSKCQAELTDLRRKVDSGESVCSQVCSNLQEEVGQLREEVEECTGQCKTNMDDLKKRLDGHSIHSGRLGGDLKSIQGELAGVMITFSSINNTLKNLGRTVQTHGTTLVDLSNSKDNIISVVDNLQKELTEHTDDSRIQFGSLGKEIQIIRSNYVTEVGECRRSSDGLNRRLSKLEEVCGRFNSFSDNLERIKEGLNRHVSGLWSCVNGLNVTVTSQRDVLDNIQNVQLENIHSNIHTLNSSLVDLVKEFHGFKKQDFMGPHGPQGPPGERGERGPQGPVGPPGQVGLPGREGKVGPAGPPGLRGEQGLAGSDAHVPRLSFSAALTRPMRSAGTIVFNEVFANEDNVYDPKTGYFTAPVSGNYFFSGILTGHKNMKIEAVLSKSNTGVARVDSAGYQPEGLEKPMSEAKHIPGALAVFNIILPMEAGDTVCIDLVTGQLAYSSEPLTIFSGMLLYETI; encoded by the exons ATGGAGGCGGCGTTTTACCTGCTTATCTTCATGTTGGCCCGGGTTAGTTGGGGTCTTGGGTATGCGGAGTCCAGTGTCCAGACTGGACAGAGAGCGGCCAGCAGACACAG GAACTGGTGTGCCTATGTGGTGACACGAACTGTTAGCTGTGTAATGGAGGATGGGGTGGAGACGTACATCAAACCAGACTATCAGCGCTGCACCTGGGGCCAGTGTCCGAGAGTTGC ATACCGGACATACAGGAGGCCGAGGTATAAGGTAGCTTATAAGATGGTGACAGAAATGGAGTGGAGGTGTTGCCATGGCTACTCTGGGGAAGACTGCCACGATGGACCCAGGGTAACCACTGAGACTCAGGTCAATGGAGGGCGACCACGTGTCACACAGACGGGCTACAACACAG GTGACTCTGAGAAGATCAAACAGCTGGAAGAAACGATCCGTGGACTGACCAGAGACCTCCACAATATGCAGACCACCATTCACGGCATGAACCAGAGGCT GCCTGGTCTGAATGGGGCCCTTGTCCCTGCTGATTCAGCCCAACCACACATGAAGGAGACCATCAACAACATTCAGACAAAGCTGGACCATCTCTACAACAGGACACAG GTCCATGACCAGACCCTTCTCACCATCAACAACCACCTCGTGAACGGAGGGGGCAATGAACTGGATGGAGTGGCCAGGGGAGGAGAAACTGGGGGAAACCAGCTCAACTCTCTGAAGGAGGAGATACTGacagagctggagaggaggGTATCTCTGTCTTGCTCTGCCTGCCAG GCTGGTGTGGAGGATCTGAGGCGCCAACAGCAACAGGACAGGGAGCGAATCCAAGCCCTGGAGAAGCTGATTGGCTCCATGGACCAGCACCTGAGACAGAGCTTGGACATCTCCCGCACTGAGACTGAACGATTCCAGACCTGTTGCAACACAGTCACTGAGCTGGAGAAGAGGTTGTCTGATGTAGAAGTCCGTGTAACCTCCACCGCTAACAAGTGTGACACTGTTAAAGGGCGACTAGACAAGGAGCTAGCTGGGACAGGTGGAGGAAAGGGAAGAGTGACAGAGGACAGGTTGAATGGCAAATTGAGAGAACTGGAGAAGAGGGTGAATAACACAGTGAGAAAGGTGGAGCAGAGGTGTACTAACACTGGGAACAACATGAAGGACACCGTCCAGAGAGATGTCACACAGCTGCGCAATATGGTCCTGAGTCGGCTGGATGACCACAGCTTCAAGATTGGCAAGATAGAGTTGGACGTGGCTGTTCTTGGAGATACGGTCACTGACCACAGCCGACGTTTAAGTCAGGTGGAGAACATCACAACCTTCCTCGACCGAAGGTTAACATCTATCACAAAACTGTGCAATGAGACCTGTGGGCCTAATGGAAAAGGCCCTAAGACTGATGAGACTGTGAAAACATTAGAGTGGAGAGTTGTGTCCAACCAAGAGGAGATCCAGAAGTTTGATACCAGGTTAAAAGATTTGTCTGTGTCAGGGGACTCGCTATTTGACAGAGTGATCAACCTGACGAAGAGTGTCAAAAAGATAATAGATGTGACAGGGGAGAACGGCGAGCATTTTAACCGGGTTGTCACAGAAGTTGAAACATTGGGTCGTGATTTTGAAGACTGTTCTATTTGCAGCAGTGTAGAGGAAGACTTACGCTCGCTCACAAACTCCACCATGAGTGGCCTCAGCAAATGCCAGGCAGAACTGACAGATCTGCGGAGAAAGGTTGACTCGGGAGAATCAGTCTGCTCTCAGGTGTGCTCCAACCTTCAGGAGGAGGTCGGACAACtcagagaggaagtggaggagtgtactggGCAGTGTAAAACCAACATGGATGACCTAAAGAAACGCCTGGATGGTCATAGTATCCACAGTGGAAGATTAGGAGGGGATCTGAAGTCCATCCAAGGAGAGCTGGCTGGGGTCATGATCACATTTAGTTCCATCAACAATACGCTGAAGAACTTGGGGAGGACTGTACAGACACATGGGACCACGCTGGTTGATCTGTCCAACAGCAAGGACAACATCATCTCTGTG GTGGACAACTTGCAGAAGGAGCTGACAGAGCACACTGACGATTCAAGGATTCAATTCGGCAGTCTGGGCAAGGAGATCCAAATCATAAGGAGCAACTATGTGACCGAAGTGGGGGAGTGCCGGCGGTCCAGCGATGGCCTGAACCGAAGACTATCCAagctggaggaagtgtgtgGCCGCTTCAACTCTTTTTCAGACAACCTGGAGAGGATCAAGGAGGGCTTGAACCGACATGTGTCTGGACTGTGGAGCTGCGTTAATGGACTCAACGTCACAGTAACGTCTCAACGAGATGTTCTTGACAATATCCAGAACGTCCAGCTGGAGAACATCCActccaacatacacacactcaactcCTCACTGGTGGACTTGGTCAAAGAGTTCCATGGTTTCAAAAAGCAGGATTTCATGG GTCCACATGGTCCCCAGGGGCCCCCTGGAGAGAGAGGCGAGCGTGGTCCTCAGGGTCCTGTAGGACCCCCAGGCCAGGTAGGACTTCCAGGCAGAGAGGGCAAGGTTGGACCAGCTGGACCCCCag GTCTCAGGGGTGAACAGG GTCTTGCAGGGTCTGATGCCCACGTGCctcgtctctctttctctgctgcactGACTCGCCCGATGAGAAGTGCAGGAACCATAGTGTTCAATGAGGTCTTTGCCAATGAAGATAATGTCTATGATCCCAAAACAG GTTATTTCACAGCCCCAGTGAGTGGGAATTACTTCTTCAGCGGCATCCTTACGGGCCATAAGAACATGAAGATCGAGGCCGTGTTGTCCAAGTCCAACACAGGTGTGGCCCGGGTGGATTCAGCTGGGTATCAGCCTGAAGGCCTGGAGAAGCCCATGTCAGAGGCCAAACACATCCCTGGAGCTCTGGCTGTCTTCAACATCATTCTGCCCATGGAGGCAGGAGACACAGTCTGCATTGATCTCGTCACTGGCCAACTGGCCTATTCCTCTGAACCCTTGACCATCTTCAGTGGGATGCTGCTGTATGAGACCATCTGA